The Penaeus monodon isolate SGIC_2016 chromosome 1, NSTDA_Pmon_1, whole genome shotgun sequence DNA window ggtgtgttgttgtgtgtgtgtgttgtgtggtttgggtgtttgtggtgtgtgtgtgtatgtggtgtgtgttggtggtgtgtcgtgtggggggttgtgtgtctggtgtgtgtttgtgtgtgtgttctcccttgttgtgtgtgtgtgtgtccccctgtgggtgttgggggtgtgtgtgtgtgtgtgtgtttgtgtgtgtgtgtttgtgtggtgtgtgtgtgtgtgtgttgtctgtatggtgggtctgtatgtgtgtgtttgtgtctttatggtgtgtgtgtctttatgtgtgggggttttgtctttatgtgtgtgtggtgtgttgtgggtgtgtgtgtgtgtgttgttgggggtgtggtgtggtgtgtggtgtgttggtgtgtgttgtgtgggggggtgcgtgtgcggggtcgggttgcgtgtgcgtgtgcggtggggtttgtgtggggttgcgtcgtgttgtgtgtggtgtgctgtggtgtgtgtgtctgtgtggtgtctgtgtggttgttggtgtgtgtgtctgtggggtgtgttctGTGGTTGGGGGATGTCTGTGGTGTTGTGGTGCTGGtgttgcttttgttgtgtgtggtgtgtgtgtgttttgtgtggtgtggggttgtgttgtgtgtgtgtgtgggggtgttgtgtgtgtgggggtNNNNNNNNNNNNNNNNNNNNNNNNNNNNNNNNNNNNNNNNNNNNNNNNNNNNNNNNNNNNNNNNNNNNNNNNNNNNNNNNNNNNNNNNNNNNNNNNNNNNtataataataaaaattatatatattatatatatatatatatatatatatatatatatacatactgcatatggATGTATTATGCATAAGAACAATGTAATTTGTAGCTTCCTGTGTCTTGTTACTTACAGACTCATGTCCAAGTTTGGAGTTGAGAGAGCTGGACTTGGACTCTGAGTTGAGTGACTCGTGGGAAGCCATCTGCACGTGCGGGGGGGAGCCGAGGGGGGTGCTACCGCTGCCACTTCCGCTACCACTGCCACTGCTGCTGCCACTGTTGTTGCTCCGGCCACTCTCGCTGCTGCTTCCACTACTGCTGCCACTTCCGCTACTGCTTCCACTGGTGCTGCCGCTGccggtgctgctgctgctgcttctcctgctgctgctgcgctTGTTCACGGCTTTGCTTATGCCTCGTTTTTCAATTCCTCCGCCAGAGAACATAACCCTGcaatggaggggaagggtgaggcgAGGTGGAGCtaggggaaagaaagagtaaaagaaaatatgtcacaaagaaggagagagagagagagagagagagagaagagagaggagatagatgggaagagagaagaggagagaggagagagagagggggggggagagagagagagtcagagagagagagagagagagaggaagaatgaagagagtgatgagagacgagagatgagaagagggagagaagagagagagaggaagagaagagagaaggaggagagatgatgagaagagagagagagacgagagagagagagagaagatttctGTTCAAATTGGTCAATGACTACCAATATCAACTGTACCGGTACTTGACAATAACCGTcccttcatcattaatattgtgtatatatataaagatctcaCAGAAGTATTTTACTCCAAATCTAAAGGTCAACTAAATTCAGCATGAACAAAAGGATAAAACTGTGTACTGTAagcatttatatacaaaacaaagaTAGAATGACAATTATActttatcaataaaaattatgtGTTTATTCGGCAAAGTTTACATTTCTACTCATCAAATACTACTGTTTTCcctaatgcaaataaaaaagcaTGCATTTGAAATCCTGCATTGGAGagactataaaaaaaagttagttaCTGTATTTCTGAGTAACTATTTAAATAGATACTGTactgaaaaaaacagtaattgctTATCTAcaaataaatttatcattatcatatggcCAATGAGCAGTGCTCATTACCATTTCCTAGATTAGTTGCTACTTAATTTCAAGATTCATCATAGTGTAAGTTAATTGCTATTATAGCTACCGGATTAACCTCTTGTGGACAGAAAGGGGGAACAGTGTAATGCTTACAGACAAAGTATGTTTTTTAATCAATCCTAATTATAAGAAAGTATATTTTGCCTTATAAAAAGTCTATAATAGTACAGAAAgaccataatgtatatatttatcatttattgatgTTTGTCAATTTCGATGAGGGTGGAtggtggcggtggggggggagTCTAGAAGTTCAAAATAAAAAGGTCTTTTTCTACAACAAAGCTCAGAACAATGTTTGTCATTGAAACAAAGTTTACACTTGATGGCACCTCCTCTGACAATCAATCCACCTGTAAGTGATAGAGATTAGTAAAATGATTGGTAAAGCTAGGGAATCTAGTGATGAGGATTGAGCAAAACATGTCACGGTTTTGATTGCAGTCAAGTTCTCATGAAAGCAAATTAAGTCACTTCTGAGTTTAGTGTGTAGAGTTTGGTGTAGAGACTATAGAATGAATggcataatatactataaaatgaaTAGCtaattgctttctttttctcctctctctttcttctattaggTGTTTTGGATTTATAGTAGCCAAATGGCATTAAAATTACAGGACTCATATGCAAAGGGTTAAAATTGACTGTTCTCCCTACTAATCACTCTACAATGCTTGTTTCATTTATGACTTCAAATTCAAAAACAAATCTATACTGTGTATCATATCAACGAGGAATAGAATTTCATCAGAACTGGATGGATAACATGTGGCTATCATGACAGAAAAAtaatcccttctccctctctcttcagcaGTATTCAGGCAAACCTTGATGCCATGAACCACCTAAAGTCGTAACACATTaccagtgaaaaagaaaagaaaagaaagaaaaagacaaaagactaAAAGTGGCTGCATCACAAAAGCCAGCATGCCATTTGTGGAATTTAAGATCACTGTCAAACACTGTCACTGCTCTTGTTGACTATATACAGACCTATACCACACAAGGTAATTAATGCCAGCCTCAATGAGCTCTCCTAAGTCCAATTTAATGCTATTCCTATGAGGGTGTACACTCCTACAACAGTTGCATATCAATATTAGTATGGTATGGGTATTTTCtgttcatgtacacacacgcacagcaattCTGATAAAAGAAGGGCTAGATTAACAAAAGAATTTATATGGTAACcagtaaattttaatataatactccCTTAATATCACCATGTAATAAAGAACATTAATTTCACTTGGATATCTCAACACTTGACTCTAACATCAGAGTTGGCTAATCCAGAGAGCAACACTTTATAGCATCCTATTCTTAAATAAGTACTAGCTGTGTGTGCAGTGGTAGcattctcgtctagcaatcttgctgacccttGATCAGATCCCTTGCTACTAGTGGATGGTAACCCTAGCTATTCCTTGCAcatgggataatttagaagcaaagtaaacagacagcctgtcgcaCCAAGAATAACCATAGTGTGATAGTATGATTAAACTAAATCATACTATcacttaattataattataataagattgtTTTTTCTTGCTGCTAATCATCACATTTAAATAATGCATTATCAGATCACAAAGTTCGGAAATCGGATCAAAACATAATGAATATGTTGcctaattggattttttttttttttttttttatttattttttttttttaacaatatttttctACTTGCAAAGAAATTGGTTTGTAGAAagtaagaaaatgatgaaaagggtgcaaatgaaaataaataacttactggacaagagatatatttgatgcCTTTTGATTAAACATTCATTAATGCTGAGGacttaatgaaaataatcaagtaCATCATATGTACTGTTAAATCATTTATTctgattcatacctttttctatatttgtgaCAATGAAGTTTGttcagaaatgaagaagaaaaatacgttTTCAAATGCAgaaaacattcacaaacacaaaaaaatataaaatagctcATGTAATTCAATAAACATTCTAGATAGCATTTAAGAGTATTGACTATTAATCCCTAATAAGTACCATACACCCTTCTGTACACTGCTCCTATAAATTCCTAAGTGCATGTTATATGAGTGCAACAAAATTATTTAACTTCACCAAATGTCTCTTAGTAATCTCACATGTTATACCTCCTGTGAGAATACTCTGAGACCTGCTATCTAACCATCAGTGCGTGCATTAGGAAAACCACAATCTACATAAATGTCTGTCCCTTCCACTGTGTGAGTTTCTACTCTATAAAGAGGTTAGGAATATTAAAAGATTTCCTTGCCGTCTCCCTCCTAGTGAGATTGCTGCTGCCATTACCTGCTACACAGGGAGACTGACTGGGCAGAACCATGATTCTTCTTGTCACCTACATGGCAGATGAATCCGAGAAGAAAAAACCAgttgtgtgggggaaaaaaaggaaaaggagaagaaagaaaagatacataGAAAATGGTTCATAGTATAACTATCCCCTTAGGGAAATATTGGGTGAAAAAAATCATACTAAAGTAACTGTTAGAGTGAGTCAGTGAGAGTCACTGAATGTGAGTGAGTCAATGGTGAGTGAATGTGTTAGTGGTgcctgtgtgcatgcatgtgtgtgtatttgcatatacacaaTGCAAAAGTTTTGTACTTGCAACATATTCCTAAAATGGTTTCTGGAAAAAGCTATCTTTCAACTTTTCTATGTTTGAAAGTACTGAACAGGTGCTCATTAGGGTAAATCAAGACtcctgtataaatatgtaaaaccaaaacaaatgtcCTTCTAAATTTTTCCATATCATAATGATGAACAATCACAGTTGTACATTTTTTCAAAGCTACTTCTAACAGAACATTTGGTCTAAATGCACTTTTATTCTTCAAACCAATGTGAATATTTGTTGGCATTTGCTGCCAAAAGCACAGGGTCCTTTTACCTTTATGCCACTATCAAGATCAAAAGTTTTTTATCAGGTGCTTTTTGGGATAGAACTCatccaaaataatgatgataaaaaatctaTCATCTCAACTTTGCCCCAAATCTTGTTTCACATAAAATGAGAACTTGGAGAAAATAAATTGACTGTTGCAAGTGAATTTAGAAACTTCAGTAGCTCCCTACGATATATATCCCCTTTATATAGCTTAACTGGTCCCCAGAACAAAGCAACACCAAAATTTTTTGTAATGATGAATAGCCCTGCAGCAAAAATATAGTTATTCAGTCATGGAAACTGTCTGCAGCATCAGGAAGAAAAAATTAGTCAATCCTGAAAACCAAAGTCTGTAGCTTGCACCAAAAACATAATTTGGTAGGTCCTGAAGGGCagtgatatatttaaaatttgggaatcCCTTGATTCATCTGAAAATACAAGAAGAAACATATACCCAGGATTACATATCAGCAACAAAGAACTAAGGTACAGAAAGTAAAGCAAGATATATGACAAACTCTAATAAGGGATGCACTACAGGAGctaggaaagaggaaaatttatGTCATGAAGTGTAGGTGAATGACGTGACTAAACCTAAGGATAAACAGAAAAGTGTGTATTAACATAGTGGCcattattatccatgatttcCCTTTTTGTGTTGGAGACCCAGGAGGCAGACttcatggaaggggggggggatagacaaAAATGCAAGTGGGCTTTCTCCTGTATTAAACCAAGGGTAGCATATAGAACAATCTCCTTTTCTGAGATCATATGGGGTGAAGTAAGGAGATAAGATAGGTACCTATTAAGGGATCTAGGATCTGGAGTGAAGGTGGCATCTAAAATGCTTTTTATAACCAAGGGGATTCAAATCCATTAACAGATCCCGCATAAAATTAAGAACATTGAAGAGTAAAGGGTTTTAACAAATAGGCcctaataagtatatattcatcaaaccacgttttttttttttttttttttttttttttttttttttttttttttttttttttttaagaaacaatcTTTTCTAAATTGATACTTATTTGAGGAATTCTTCCAATAGATATTGCAGGTGAAGAGCCCAGCATTTACAATTTTGTGCTGGTCATTTCCTTGTTAATGTACACAAACACTGGTATGTCAAATCAGCAGAAGTTGGACAATGGAAAGCTGGCCAGTATGTTAGCTCGGGTTATTTCACAGACCAGGGATGAAGGTGCAGCCTCTAGGTCAGGAAAGGAGGTTAGGTCTAATAAAGGTTGggtaaaatattattactacattacaCTGAAATCTTACCCTGCAATAAATGGAGCTTCTCAGAATATTTTTGCAGGTTCTGTAAATGAAGAACACAGTCCATTATGTTCACTGTTGTCATCAGCTTACACTACTTTTTTTACAGAATTGCATTCATTCTTCCTGCAGCCATATGCAAGACTGCATTCTGGTAAAGCATTAAGCTATAAATAAGTAGTTCAAGCACTTCTTTAAGTTTCTTGCCATTCAATTTGCATTACATTTTACACTAAAAAAGTTCAGTATTTCCAAAGCATGATGATGATTTATTGTAATGGAATGTATAGCAAAGCAGTCAGGATAGCAGTATATCAAAGGAAATTTACATTAGATATTAAGATAAATCACAAAAGATTGTATAATTGGCACtactatacttttttaaaatctcttattAAGTTCTTTTTGCactaaacaacaaaagaaaacaataatgtcTCTTTTTCCCAATTCAATGTGTTACCCCTTGTGCTGCATAATAAATCATAAAGATTTAATCATCTCTGTAATGCCATTAGTATCAAGTGTATTATCAGAATCTTAATTAATACTTGTCCTGCAGATGTGAAAATTTACCTATCAAAGAGGGAGGCACACAGTAATCTTTAACTCTATGATAAACACATTTAAAGGAAtatccctgtaaaaaaaaattactcactACATTGTTGAAGATCTATGGTTAAAATTAGCTACATCTTACCAAAATCTGATCTACATCAGTGatactaatatctataaataGCTTTGATCTTATTCCAGTATTAATAATACTTCCATATATCGCAAGAATTTTCTTTAACTACAATGCCGTGCCAGAAATTTGTGTGTCACTCATTCCAGGACTTCTGGCAAGTGTCCCAGCCTTTTGGCCAGGGAGTTTTTCTGCGTATAGTGGAAATTCCCACTCAAATCACTTTAGCGAGACTTAACACCTATAGCCATACCTGTCATaatgagtttgtttttttatgatggcTATAGGGATGGCCCTGCTATAAGAGGTCAAGAAATCTACTTTTAAAACAACTGAggatcccctttttttctttataatattatctgGACTTAATATGATTATCTAAAGCTAATGTATACTTTAATATCCAAAACTGCATTGCTTTAGGTTTTCAGAATATCATAACTTTTAAAGTGGCCCAAAAGAAATTATTGAAATAGGTCAAGATGAAATATCTTCTGAAGTATGGTGCATTTATCAAAGCTGCATACTTAAGCAATTTTGCATTTAGTGATATAATAAGCATATGAAGCAGGGAATAGGGGTTCGACTTATTGGTAAAAAAGTTTATGTACAAAGCTTtaacaataaagaaatgaagaaccATAGTTTTAATTGGATATTTTTCTAACCACACAAAAACTCAACAAACTATTTCATAGTGAATATTTGGCAATCGCAAATtccaaagaaaattatattaacttGGGTGGTTATCTTTTGAattgcaaaaaaggggaaaagagtcaagaaatttttgggggaaNNNNNNNNNNNNNNNNNNNNNNNNNNNNNNNN harbors:
- the LOC119576800 gene encoding counting factor 45-1-like, which produces MDCVLHLQNLQKYSEKLHLLQGDKKNHGSAQSVSLCSRVMFSGGGIEKRGISKAVNKRSSSRRSSSSSTGSGSTSGSSSGSGSSSGSSSESGRSNNSGSSSGSGSGSGSGSTPLGSPPHVQMASHESLNSESKSSSLNSKLGHESVSNKTQEATNYIVLMHNTSICSIEVFVY